CGCCGTACCAGTCAGAGTCCAGAATGGGTAACACATCGAACAGCGCGGAGATCGAGCGCCCGCCAAAGTCGGCGGTCAATGTAAAGTCAGGAACTCCAAAACCTCCTCCGTTCATGTCGGACCAGCCCACTTTCGCGGCATATGTTGCCATGCCCGAGACTGGTATATCCGTCGGAGATGTTCTGTCCCCGTAGACGAAATACATGAATGTGGGATCATCCTTGCTAAAGCTCGTGCCATCAGGTCGTGTCGAGATGGTGAACCCCGACCATGCGCCAAACGACACGTGGCTCAGTCCCGGACCGATGATGAGTTGATGGTGGAATTCCTCGCCCGGCGCAGTGGCTGTGATGGTCGGACTTTGCGGCGTGAATACCGTTTGCGTATAGGGTGAAATGGCTGGATCGATCAGGACCGTGAAGGTCTTGCTCGAAGGTTCGACCATGATCTGGACCTGATCCGGCGAAACTGTCGGCTCGAGGGATTCAAGGGCCCATCCCGGTGCGCCGGAGTGCCGTTCGACCAATGCAATCGTGCTGTAGGTGCTCGCCGTCATGCTTGGAGTTGCCGACAGTGGGGCGACTTCATTGCCTAGGGCAACTGCCGGTGCAGGTGCGGGAGAGGGCGCAGCCGGCGGCGGCGCCGTTGCAATGCTGTTCACTCCGCCGTCGCTACCGTCGCAGCCAGAGATGCCCATGACGTTGGTCAGAAGAATGGCGGAATAGAGATGTTTCCTAATCATTGTCTTTCTCCCCGAACGAATGTTCGCGGTTCCCGGTGAGAAGCATTTAGTTGCGCGTGCCGACAAAGGCGTCGCTCACCCGCGTCGGACCGGAATCACGCTGAAGGGTGAAGACACCACCAACCTGCTCTGCATTGGGGCCGAAGAAGGCCCCATCCATTGCTCCTGTCGCCGCGACGTCGCCTACGGTCCCAGTCAATGGAATGGAAAAGTCGCCCGCCGAAGCGATCTGTCCGGTTCCCTGCGCGTGGATGCTCTGAATGGCCACAAAACCGCCCACAGTATCGCCGATGAGCGATCCTTCACGGTCGAGTTGTGCGGCGATCGACCGCTGGCCGAAATCCGCTGTCAGCCCGATGGCAACGGGGGCGCCTTGTCCAGGAAAGTTCCAATTTGCCTCATCCGTGCTGAAGCCGAGCGATGCGGCCGAATAGGTTGCGGTCCCGGATAGAGGGATTTCCGCTACCGGTGTCCGGTCGCCATGCACGAAGAAAGCTTGCCCCGCGTCGGTCACGACGCCATCCGGCCGGATCGTCCGCCACATCCATTCGCCCAGGGATACGTGCGAAAGGCCGATATTGTAGAACAGAGTGTGCCACAAATGGTTGGCGGAACCAATGGCTTCCGAATTTTCATCACTGCTTTCCGCCGTGCGCTCGACGATGGCGGCTTTTGCCGAGCCATCGGAATAGTGCTCGGTGATGGTTGCCCTATCGCCAAATCTCAGCGGATATTCCTCATGGGCGGTGGTTCCCTGAAAGATGTTGATGAGGGATGCTTTGCCTCCTGGCAGGTCGGTTGAGGCAAATTCGATTGTGTAGGCAACATCGTCCGACGACGGCGTCGTTTGATAAGTTGTTATCCTGACTTCCGATGCTTCCGCCAACCGGATCGTCGATGGGTCACCGATATGCTCGATCAGTGCGATCGTGTCATAGGTTCCCGGCCGGGTGGCAGGTGAAGGGATAGGGCTTGTTGCCCCCATGGTCGAGACAAGGGTCGGCGTGGGAGGGGTCACCGGTCCTGGAGGAGGAGCCGGAACCGACGCGACCTCCCCACCACCGCAAGCAGACAGTATGGCGCAACTCATGAGCCCCACGGCACGCACTATCAGCAGATCGAAGCGGGTTGATGCCGGGTATGCAGGAAAGGATGACATGGTTTCTGTCCTCCCATCGGATGGTGAGGACACTGGCTATCACAGTCAGCACCTGAAGTCCGTGAAAGCCCGCCAAATTGACAATGAAGCTTTGCCAAAGAGGCGCGACTGGAGCCGTCAGTGGGACAGGCGCAAGGTCAGCCCGATCCGTCGTCCCTCACCGACGATGAGGTCTATAGGGCGCGGAATTCCCAAATAGAAAGTGGGAGGACGACCCGCCGCGACCCGGATATAATGGTCATTGCCAAGGTTGGTACCCCACAGCTCGACTGATACTGCACCGAAACTGCAGGATATCCCCCCATCTACCAGCGTCCGCTCACCATAATAGAGGCCGTTGATCGCGCGTTCATAGACATTGCCCTGATGGCTGGCTGACAAACGCAACCGCAAGCCATAGCGGCGACCGAACGCGGGGGACAGTGCAAGTCCGGAGGTCCAACTCGTCCGTGCTGCCCGAAAGACCCTGTTCCCGGAAATATCGGGCACGAGTTGGCCGGAGTTGATCAGACTCGGGCGGAGCGAACAAAAACTGGATGTCGTCACGCCCAAGCTCAGGCCGCAAAAGGCACTGCTGCCCGGATCTTCGCTGCCCGCCTTGAACCGGGGATTGGTGAAGCTATAGGCGACATCCCATCGCAGCCAAGGCGCGGGCGCCAGCTCGGCATCGATTTCGACCCCCTGGGTATGGATGCCAGTGGTGTTGCGCTGGATCAGCGTGTTGACGCCGGGGCTGCTCGACAGGCCCAATATCTGGCTGTTGTGCCAGTTGATGTCGTAGACGGTCGTTCGGAGCGATTGGATAAATCCAGTACCAGCATATTTGACGCCCATTTCTGCGGTCCAGTTGGTCTCAGGTTCAAATGTCCGCTCGCTCGGCAAAAGATTGGGCACCGCATTGATCCCACCCGAGCGCGCGCCCCGTGCATAAGACAAAAAGGCGAGCCAACCTTCCTTTGGACGATAGTCGACGCCAATCCGCGGCGTGACATAGTGGAAATTTCTGGCTTCCGCGCCGGTACCGGAGCTGGTGCCGAAATTGGCTATCCGGCTGTCGATCCTGACCCTTTCCCAGCTGATCCTAACTTCCGCCCTAAGCCGCAGCGGTTCGCTCAGATGATAATCGGCTGTTGCGAAGAGAGCGATGGTCCGGCGGCGCTCCACCGAATCGTTCTGGACCAGTTGGAGCGTGTCTGGATTATCGACAAGGGCGGAATTGATGGCGGCGGGCGCGCCGACGCGCTGCGGGTTCGACAGGACGAGCGAGCTGAACCGCTCATTCGCGGCCAAGCCACCGGTTTCGGCGCCATATGCGACCCTGGCAGGCGGCTGGGTCTGCAATCGGCCCGACGTCCAGAATATCTCCGCGCCGACCTGCCAGCCAAGGCGGCGCTCCCCGCTCCCGATGAGCCGCAGCTCCTGGGAAATTTCCCGCGCCGATAGCGATCGCCTCTGCACGATATTGACCTGCTGTAGCCGGACCACCGGGATCGTCAGGCTGCCAATGCCGGTGCAATTCACGCCAACCAGACAGACGCCATAGGTTTCACCATCGGCGCTGCCGTCAAAATCCCTGAAGCTGTCGGACCGTGAACGATAGTAGCTGCTGTCGGACCGCAACTCGACTTCGCCCGCATCCAGCGCCAGATGGAGTGCGATTTGTCCGGTCCGCGTGCGGCTGTCGGGAATGTCAGGCGACAGGGCGACAGGGCCGGTGACGGGCGCCCGCCCGCAGAAGTAGCTCCATACGCCCGAAGCTGGATCTCGGCTGCCGCAATTGAAATCATGATAGTCGAGCGTGAAGAAGGGCGGCTGGTTTGACCGGGCCATAGCATAGCGCATTGCCAACTGGGCGCTTAATGGCCCCGTGTCATCGCGGGTTGCAATGCTGGCCGCCATGGCAAAGCGCCGCCAGCTGCCAAGCGGCTGACCGGGCCGCGCGCCATTTTCCACCGTTCCGTCTGCTGCCCGGACGGATGCGGCGAGACGCATCTTGAACAGGGCATTGAGCGGCCCCGAAATCACGCCCCGAACTCCCTGCAGGCCGTCCGTCCCGACCTCGGCCGTCCCCTTCATCATCAACGCCTCGGTCGGTTGGGCAGGGACATAATGGATGAGGCCCGCAAAGCTGCTGTGGCCGAACATGGCGCTTTGCGGACCGCGCACTACCTCTATCCGCTCAAGGTCGAGGGGCTCGATATCGGTCGCGTCCCGATTGGCCTGATAGACGCCGTCGACAAACATGCCGACATTGTCACCGGCAGCACTGGGCTGCTGCTGGCCGCGAAGGGCGGGAAAGGAATTGGCGCCGCCCCAAATGGCTTCGAAGGACAGGCCCGGCACATGATTGGCCAGCATCTGTAGACCATCCACGCCGCCCGAACCGATGTTTTGGGCCGGAATGACGTCGACCGCCAGCGGTACATCCTCCGAGCGCTCCTCAAGCCGCCGGGCAGTGACGACAATATGCGCTGCCTCGCGCTCTTCCGCACCGGCAGGTGGCGCCATCATTGCGGCGGCAAACAAGGTCAGTTGAAGGCCGCCTGACAATCTCCCCCCCGCCCGCATATTCAGGTCAGCCGGTCCATTGGCCTGACCGGCACTTTTCCGGCACGGCGCAGGACATCGAGCTTCGCGCGCTGAACCCTCGCGGCCTGCCTGCACAGGTCGGCGATGGCCTGAAAACGCGGATCAGCATGGACCGGCGCCCAGATGGGCTCGGAGCGGACCAGATACCACCACTGGCGTAGATCATCCCCCGACTCCACCGAAGCCCGCAAATTACTGAGCGCCTGATTGTGGTCGCCCAGAAGCATCATTGCCTCGGCCCGGTAGCGCATGAAGCCGCCAAGGCCATAGCGGGGATGGGTATCGATCCACTGGACCGTTGCGGCGAGCAGGCGCATCGCGGCAGGCTTATCACCTTTGGCCAGCAGAAGATGCGCCAGTGCGGGCGCGGCTAGCATCCGCGCGATGCTCATCGATGGCGGCTTTTCGAGGTCGAAGCCGAAATGGGACTCAATCGCCTTGATACCCCTATCATATTCTCTCGTGTGGAGCGCGTGGTCGCGGACGGCCTCGGGCCAGTTCCAGTTCTGATAGGCGTTGAACAGGAAGCCCCGCCGATCATAGGCTGCTTCGCCCGCAGCGCGCCAGTCGCCGACATATTGCGCGAAAAGGATACGCGACGCATCACGGGATGCCGGTGTCGTTGCTGCAAGCGACCGTGCCGCTTCAGGATCATCCGCATCCAGATAAAAGGCAGCTCCAAAGTGCGGACCGGATGGATTTTGCGGATCGATCCGGATCACACGCTCGATCCGTTCGATGGCCTCTGCCGATTGCCCATGGAACATCCACCGGCGAAAGGCATAACGCTCACCCACCGTATAATTTTGCGGGTCGATCGCCAGTTCGCGCGCAAGGCCCTGTTCGACCTCTTCTGGCGTCTGCCCGCTCCAGCGTCGCTGGACTGCCCACCAGCGGGTCCGTGGCGAAAGCGGGTCGATCGCAAGGACCCTATCGACCAGCGCCTTTCCTTCGACGCCAATCGATCCCTTGTTGCGCAATGCGGTCTGGTCGAGAAATTCAGCATAGGCGGTGAGGCCGCGACTGTTACTGGGGTCCAGTTCCGCAGCGCGTCTGAACAGAATCTCGCGCCGCGAGGGCGTGACATCGGACCACATGGCCTTGGCGAACAGGCCCGGCCCGGACTCGGGATAGGCCTTCAAGGCCTTGTCCAGCAGCGGCTGAAAGCGCGCGCGCGACACGGCAAGATCATCCTTGCGCAGGTCGGCGGCCTGCATCCGCGCATCATAGAGTGCGATCAGCGCTTCAGGGAAATCCGGTTTCAGCGCCACGGCTCGTTCAAATTGAAGCGCCGCCGCATCGGCCTCCAAAATGGTAAAGCGGCTGAGCAGCGACTTGCCTTTCAGATAGGCCAGATAAGCGTCGCCATTGCGATCGCCAGCCGGCGGTTCCGGCAATGATCCAAGGGGCGTGCGGCTCGCCAGCGAAACTGCGACACGTTCGGCTATCCGATCCTGCAAGGCATAGATGCGGCGAACCGGCCAGTCGAACCGCTCCGACCAGATGCGAGCTTGTCTTCCGGCATCGACAACAAAACAGGTGACCCTGAGCGTATCTCCCACGCGCTGGACGCTACCCTTCACGATGAACGCTGCGCGCAACTGGCGTGCCGCATCATCTGATGGGGCCGTGGCGGCGGGACTCAATAGTGCGGAATCGCGCGCGATCACCGTCAGGCCGTGAACGGAGGACAGGCGGTCGAGCACCATTTCCGGAATGCTTCGCGCGATGAAAGCGTCGGACGGGTCGCTGCTCAGATTGTCGAACGCCAGTACCGCCACGCGCGGACTCCCGTTCTCCGTGGCGCTTGCTATGCCCGACGAAATGGTGAGCGTCGATGGACCGACAGCGACCATCAAGCCGATAGCGACCGCAGCCATGATGACCGGTCTACGGCGGCGTTCCCCTCGATGCGCATCGCCGCTGCCATTTTCGAGCCGGATCGGTTCTGGAATAAGCTGATAGCCCGTGCCGCGCCTGACGGAAAAATAGCGTGGCTCCCTGGCATTGTCGCCCAAGGCATCACGCAGCAGCTTGGCCCGCTGCGTGACTGTCTCGCCATTGACGAAAATGCCTTTCCAGACTTGCTCCATCAGTTGATCTACGGACAGGACAAGCGGAGCCGAGCGGACCAGCGCGAGCAAAAAACGAAATGACAGCTGAGGCAAAGGGATTGGGCTACCGGCACGCATGACCTGCTGGCGACCGACATCCATCGTCAAATCGGCGATCTGCCAGCGCTCGTCAGAAACGTCAGGCATCGAGATGATCCCTCCGTCCCTCCGCGAGGACAATCCCTACGGATTATACCCTATTAGCACATGCCGGAAGCGCAAACACTTCAACTGGCACATGAATTACATGAATTTGGTCAATCTTTGGGTAATTTTCATTCGGATGTAACTCTATCATTATATCGAAAGTTGAAATTGTTCCGTCCCAGTCGAACCCCACCAGGAGAATAGAATTATAGTTCCATGATGACTCAGGCGCCGATCCCTCTTGGCGGGCTCGGTAGAACGGGCAATTTCCGCCCGCACAGCAGGCATGGCCCGGGCCTGGGGATGTATCTGCACCGTCACGAACCTCATCAGCAAGAGCGGCAAAGCGCCACGCGTGATCCGCGATGGCGCTCTTTACCATGTCCCAATGATGTGTCGCAACCAGACACAGGAGTGGTTCCCAAACAAACCGACCCTAATCGGCCGTTCAGGCGATGATGCTCGATGCTTAGGTGCCGACCGTCGGCTTTGCCGGCCTGAGGCCGCGAGACTTGGCCGACTATCGAAACGCCGTTTTCGATTTACCAGCTGCGAGAAGCGGACCTCGTTTAGTTAGCAACTCGGAGCAAGACACCCAAAATTTGTCCATTGGCGGCAATATCGGCACATCCCAAAGGCAACCATTCGCTAGTGGCGGATATGGGCTCGTAGGCGCGACTTTCACTCTCCAGAGAATGAACGGTGCTCCCATATCGCGAACCAGAGATTTCCAGATTTCTGGCAGTTGACTTCCAATTATCATATCCGGTAGTTCCAATCATCGAAGTTTGGGATTGCCATGTACGAACGATTGGCTGAGCGCCGGGTCGGAGAAGCCCTTGCAGACACCCCAGTGGTCCTCATCGTGGGTCCACGACGGGCTGGCAAGACCACGCTCGTCCGCAAAATGGGTGATTCGAGCCGGACCTATGTCACGCTCGACGACCACACGGTCCTCGAAGCGGCGCAGGCCGATCCCACCGGCTTCATTCGCGGTCTCGACCGGGCAATTATTGACGAGATTCAGCGCGCGCCCGACCTGCTCCTGGCGATCAAGAAGAGCGTGGACGAAGACTATCGACCCGGCCGGTTTCTGCTGACAGGCTCCGCCAATGTGCTGACCCTGCCGCGCGTGTCGGACAGCCTGGCCGGGCGAATGGAAACGATCCGCATGCTGCCATTGGCGCGCGCTGAGATCGAGGGCAAATCACCCTCCTTTCTGGATCGCCTGTTCGGCGGCAATCTGCAAGGCGATCGTGGCGCGATCGTCGGAGACGATCTTGTGCGCATTGCGCTGCTGGGTGGTTTCCCCGAGGCGATCAGTCGCGCGAGCGGACGCCGCCGCCAGGACTGGGCGCATTCCTATCTGACGTCGGTGCTGACCCGCGATTTGAGGGACATTGCCGATATCGAGAAGCTGACGGATCTGCCGAAGTTCGTGCGCCTGCTGGCCGAGCATTCGGGCCAACTGGTCAACTATTCCCAGTTCGGTGCTGCCATCGACGTCAGTCATAAAACGGGCCAGCGCTATGTCGGGCTGCTGGAGCAGGTCTTCCTTGTATCAACCTTGCAGCCCTGGTTCACCAACACCATCAAGCGCATTGCCAAGACGCCCAAGATGCATTTCCTTGACTCAGGGCTGCTCGCCGCCGTGCGCGGCCTGAGTTTCGACCGCGCGAAAGCCGACCGTGCGCTCTTTGGTTCGCTGCTCGAGAGTTTTGTCTTTTCCGAAGTCCTGAAACTCATGATCGCCAGCGACCAGCGCCTGACCCCCTATCATTTCCGCGACCAGCAAATGCGCGAAGTGGATATCGTGCTGGAGCGCGATGACGGTATTATCGCGGGCATCGAGATCAAGGCATCGGCGACGGTGAGATCGAACGACTTTGGCGGATTGCGCACTTTGGCGGAGGCGTGCGGCGACCGCTTTGCTTATGGCGTGGTGCTGTATGACAGCGGCGAGATCGTGCCTTTCGGCGACAGGCTGGCGGCAGTTCCCTTATCTTCCCTATGGGGTTGAGCGGTACAAGGGGGAGAGGTCGAGGGGTTAGACTCGGATGCCTAGCGAAAGCCGGTCGGCGTGATCGGCCGCGATCCGTCTTGAGCTTCCCTTGGTCCCGACAGCCTTTCCGCCTTTGACGTGACACCTGCGGCGCGCCGCTGACGGATCACACCCCCTACGGGCGCCCGTGTTGCCGCTGCGCGGCGGCCCGCGCCGGCACCCTCCAGGGGTTCCCCTGCGCTGCGCTGTGATCCGTCACCGCACGCCGCTCTTCCGGTGTCACCGGCGGGAATCGCAGCCTCGCGCCTACCGCCTCGATCTGCTCACGCACTGAGGCACGCTTGTAGCTCGACAGGTTATCCATGATGACGACGTCGCCAGGCTGCAATACGGGCATCAGCACCTGAGCGACATAGGCTTCGAACCAGTCTCCGTTGATCGGCCCGTCCAGCACCATCGGCGCGACCATGCCGCTCATGCGCAGTCCTGCAACCAGCGTCGTGGTTTTCCGATGACCGTGTGGAAAGCCCATCCGCAGCCGCGCGCCTTTCTGGCAGCGACCATGACTGCGCGCCATGTTGGTCGCAGTCCACGTCTCGTCGATGAAGACCAGGCGCTCAGGTTCCAGTTCGATCTGGCTATCGAACCAGGCCTGCCGTTGTCTCAGGATGTCGGGACGGTTCTGCTCGATTGCATGGTCAGCTTTTTTGCGCGTCATGCCTCGGCGGACGAAAAAGCGGTGAAGCCCGGTAACGAAAACGTGCAGGCCAATGTCGGCCAAGCCTGCGCGCAACTCTTCCAGCGCGATGTCCTTGCGGGCTTCTCAAAGGGCGAGGATGTCTTGCTGCCGCTCTTCGATCATGCGTGACCGCATATCGCCGCCCTGAGGCCGGGGACTACAGCCCCCGGTCTCCCGCCAGTGCGTCACCCATCGGATCGCCGTCGAGGACGCAACGCCAAACCGCCCCGCTGCTGCACGGCAGCTCATTCCTTCATCAATCGCCGTCAAAAGCCGCAAGCGCAAATCCATCGACAGAGGTTGGCCCATCTACGCCGGCCTCCTTAACCAGCACAGATCCTGAATCAGAAAATCGTGCCGATGGAAATCCCTATCGATTCATACCGGTCGAAATCCGCTCTAACATATATCCGTTCAGGCGATTTTTATCCCGATGGTCAGCAATCCCCCAAAATCTCGCTCGGGCTGTCACCTTCCTTGATGAACTCGAAGCGGCTTGCGCGAAGATCGTCGACTTTCCCCGATCCGGTGTCGCCCTTTCCGAGATTCACGCCGGCTTCGATCCAGGCCGCATGGCAGCTACGTCATATTCTCCAGCGTTTTGGATCCAGTCATCCGTATTGCGCGCATATTGCATGACGCACGCGACATCGGCGCCATCCTTTCATTAGACTAGCCGTCCCAAAAGCCACGCTTGCGGCCATGCTTGGTCTTGAGTTCCGTCACATAGGCATCATGGTCGGGATGGCCGCCATAGTCATCGATGCGTCGCGCTAGATGCGCGCAGCTTTGCAGGTGGCGCGCGGCATGCGGATAACGTTTGACCCGGGCCTTATCGAGCGAGAAATCGATCATTGCGCGCAGCGCCAGCGTCGCCGCCAGGGGGTGCCGCGATTCGAGCGCCTCGGCGGCGGGCGTGAGGATTTCATAGGGATCGCCATCCAGTTCGTCGGCGCGGGCGAGTAGCATTGTCGCAGCGCTGTCGATAGCGGGCCATGCGAGCAGGAAATGCAAAGCGTGCGGGAGCGATGGAAAGGCGCGGACATGGGCCAGCGCTCGCTTCTCTGCTTCCAGATCGTCAAAGTCGGGCAGGCGTTTCAGATAAGCGCGGAGATATTCGGCGTCGAGCGCGGTGGTGAACCGTTTCCAGCGAGCCGCTTGGGCCTTGTCCGCGTGGCCCAGCGTATCAAGCGCTGCGATCCGCACTCGGTCCCAGTCCGGCCAATGGCCACCCCGACGCCGTATTGCGTCGGCCGCGTCGAGCGCAGACATCGCCTCCGACGTGCGTCCCGCAGCCAGCAGGCGCTCGGCAATGGCGGCGGCTATTGCGGGATTATTGCGCCGGTCGACCGGATATTGCGCGATGAAGGCATCGACATCGCCGAGCGCATCGGCAATGTCGACAAGCGCCTGGCGGACAAGCCGATCATGGCGCCGGGCTTCCATCTCATCCTCATAGAAAGCGCCGCCCGATCCATAGCCGATGACGCGCCGTTCGGCCTGGGGTGGTCGCGGCGGCACCTCGCGCGCCATGGCCTCGAACTTGTTCTGGAGAGCTTTCAATCCTGCTTCGCCAAGCGGCTCCGCCATCAGGGCGACGACGCCATCGAATTGGCCATGGTCATTGTCGCAGACGCTGTCGAACACCCGGTCGACAAGCCGGTCAGAGGGCAGGCGGGCAGCAGCGGCGAGCGAACCAAGATCGGAGAGCGCCGTTGCAAACACGGTTCCCAGCGTCCCATGGCTGTCGTCGCACCGGCTGAGCACCGGGCGGGCCAGCGCGATCAGCTTCCAGAGTAGATCCAGCGCCGTCGCCGGGGCGGTGGGCGCGATATGTTCCATGATCGCGCGCCGCTGCGCCTCGATATCCTGGGCGAGGGGCTTCACTTTGTTCCAGTCGATAAAGGCTTTCGCCTTGGCGATGGTGGCGAGGCGCTTGGCGACCTCTCCGGCGACATCGCCGCTGCCGCTTGCGCTGGCAAGCTCCAGCCGCAGGCGCCGCTTGGCCTGGGCATTCCCTGCCACAAGCTCCAGCAGTAATTGGGCCAGCCGGTTGGCGCCCAGCGCCTCGAGATTGGCCTGATTGAGGGTTTTGGAAGAAGCCATGGAATCTGTCTGTCGTCAGATGGGGCAGGGCGTCAAGGGTGGAACGGTGTGGCGTGTGGGGCTAGGCGATCGCCCGCGCATGGCGCGGGCACTGGGCTGACAGGCTGGCGCCCCGAGCCCCGCTGCGCGGGTCTC
This window of the Sphingobium sp. EM0848 genome carries:
- a CDS encoding transferrin-binding protein-like solute binding protein; amino-acid sequence: MTPPTPTLVSTMGATSPIPSPATRPGTYDTIALIEHIGDPSTIRLAEASEVRITTYQTTPSSDDVAYTIEFASTDLPGGKASLINIFQGTTAHEEYPLRFGDRATITEHYSDGSAKAAIVERTAESSDENSEAIGSANHLWHTLFYNIGLSHVSLGEWMWRTIRPDGVVTDAGQAFFVHGDRTPVAEIPLSGTATYSAASLGFSTDEANWNFPGQGAPVAIGLTADFGQRSIAAQLDREGSLIGDTVGGFVAIQSIHAQGTGQIASAGDFSIPLTGTVGDVAATGAMDGAFFGPNAEQVGGVFTLQRDSGPTRVSDAFVGTRN
- a CDS encoding TonB-dependent receptor; translation: MMAPPAGAEEREAAHIVVTARRLEERSEDVPLAVDVIPAQNIGSGGVDGLQMLANHVPGLSFEAIWGGANSFPALRGQQQPSAAGDNVGMFVDGVYQANRDATDIEPLDLERIEVVRGPQSAMFGHSSFAGLIHYVPAQPTEALMMKGTAEVGTDGLQGVRGVISGPLNALFKMRLAASVRAADGTVENGARPGQPLGSWRRFAMAASIATRDDTGPLSAQLAMRYAMARSNQPPFFTLDYHDFNCGSRDPASGVWSYFCGRAPVTGPVALSPDIPDSRTRTGQIALHLALDAGEVELRSDSSYYRSRSDSFRDFDGSADGETYGVCLVGVNCTGIGSLTIPVVRLQQVNIVQRRSLSAREISQELRLIGSGERRLGWQVGAEIFWTSGRLQTQPPARVAYGAETGGLAANERFSSLVLSNPQRVGAPAAINSALVDNPDTLQLVQNDSVERRRTIALFATADYHLSEPLRLRAEVRISWERVRIDSRIANFGTSSGTGAEARNFHYVTPRIGVDYRPKEGWLAFLSYARGARSGGINAVPNLLPSERTFEPETNWTAEMGVKYAGTGFIQSLRTTVYDINWHNSQILGLSSSPGVNTLIQRNTTGIHTQGVEIDAELAPAPWLRWDVAYSFTNPRFKAGSEDPGSSAFCGLSLGVTTSSFCSLRPSLINSGQLVPDISGNRVFRAARTSWTSGLALSPAFGRRYGLRLRLSASHQGNVYERAINGLYYGERTLVDGGISCSFGAVSVELWGTNLGNDHYIRVAAGRPPTFYLGIPRPIDLIVGEGRRIGLTLRLSH
- a CDS encoding winged helix-turn-helix domain-containing protein; this encodes MPDVSDERWQIADLTMDVGRQQVMRAGSPIPLPQLSFRFLLALVRSAPLVLSVDQLMEQVWKGIFVNGETVTQRAKLLRDALGDNAREPRYFSVRRGTGYQLIPEPIRLENGSGDAHRGERRRRPVIMAAVAIGLMVAVGPSTLTISSGIASATENGSPRVAVLAFDNLSSDPSDAFIARSIPEMVLDRLSSVHGLTVIARDSALLSPAATAPSDDAARQLRAAFIVKGSVQRVGDTLRVTCFVVDAGRQARIWSERFDWPVRRIYALQDRIAERVAVSLASRTPLGSLPEPPAGDRNGDAYLAYLKGKSLLSRFTILEADAAALQFERAVALKPDFPEALIALYDARMQAADLRKDDLAVSRARFQPLLDKALKAYPESGPGLFAKAMWSDVTPSRREILFRRAAELDPSNSRGLTAYAEFLDQTALRNKGSIGVEGKALVDRVLAIDPLSPRTRWWAVQRRWSGQTPEEVEQGLARELAIDPQNYTVGERYAFRRWMFHGQSAEAIERIERVIRIDPQNPSGPHFGAAFYLDADDPEAARSLAATTPASRDASRILFAQYVGDWRAAGEAAYDRRGFLFNAYQNWNWPEAVRDHALHTREYDRGIKAIESHFGFDLEKPPSMSIARMLAAPALAHLLLAKGDKPAAMRLLAATVQWIDTHPRYGLGGFMRYRAEAMMLLGDHNQALSNLRASVESGDDLRQWWYLVRSEPIWAPVHADPRFQAIADLCRQAARVQRAKLDVLRRAGKVPVRPMDRLT
- a CDS encoding ATP-binding protein; amino-acid sequence: MYERLAERRVGEALADTPVVLIVGPRRAGKTTLVRKMGDSSRTYVTLDDHTVLEAAQADPTGFIRGLDRAIIDEIQRAPDLLLAIKKSVDEDYRPGRFLLTGSANVLTLPRVSDSLAGRMETIRMLPLARAEIEGKSPSFLDRLFGGNLQGDRGAIVGDDLVRIALLGGFPEAISRASGRRRQDWAHSYLTSVLTRDLRDIADIEKLTDLPKFVRLLAEHSGQLVNYSQFGAAIDVSHKTGQRYVGLLEQVFLVSTLQPWFTNTIKRIAKTPKMHFLDSGLLAAVRGLSFDRAKADRALFGSLLESFVFSEVLKLMIASDQRLTPYHFRDQQMREVDIVLERDDGIIAGIEIKASATVRSNDFGGLRTLAEACGDRFAYGVVLYDSGEIVPFGDRLAAVPLSSLWG
- a CDS encoding DUF6880 family protein; protein product: MASSKTLNQANLEALGANRLAQLLLELVAGNAQAKRRLRLELASASGSGDVAGEVAKRLATIAKAKAFIDWNKVKPLAQDIEAQRRAIMEHIAPTAPATALDLLWKLIALARPVLSRCDDSHGTLGTVFATALSDLGSLAAAARLPSDRLVDRVFDSVCDNDHGQFDGVVALMAEPLGEAGLKALQNKFEAMAREVPPRPPQAERRVIGYGSGGAFYEDEMEARRHDRLVRQALVDIADALGDVDAFIAQYPVDRRNNPAIAAAIAERLLAAGRTSEAMSALDAADAIRRRGGHWPDWDRVRIAALDTLGHADKAQAARWKRFTTALDAEYLRAYLKRLPDFDDLEAEKRALAHVRAFPSLPHALHFLLAWPAIDSAATMLLARADELDGDPYEILTPAAEALESRHPLAATLALRAMIDFSLDKARVKRYPHAARHLQSCAHLARRIDDYGGHPDHDAYVTELKTKHGRKRGFWDG